In a genomic window of Pedobacter sp. KBS0701:
- a CDS encoding response regulator transcription factor produces the protein MNKLLTVIVDDHPIVIEGLKTLLKNEDNLEIVGGFSNGLELLSYLSRNPVDLVLLDVTLPDIGGMELCQMIKEQSAATSILILSNHTERSIIMQTIQNGASGYLLKNSSLEELRQCIAAAVKGDICYSKEVVEIISRPTKNQLRNTPQLTRREKQILSFVAQGKTSQNIAQELYLSPLTVDTHRRNLIQKFGVKNVAELIAAAHQQQLL, from the coding sequence ATGAATAAACTGCTTACTGTTATAGTAGATGATCATCCCATTGTTATTGAAGGGCTTAAAACCCTACTTAAAAATGAAGATAATCTGGAGATTGTAGGCGGCTTTTCAAACGGCTTAGAGCTACTCTCTTATTTAAGCAGGAACCCCGTAGATCTTGTCCTGCTGGATGTTACCCTGCCGGATATTGGCGGTATGGAACTCTGCCAGATGATCAAAGAGCAATCCGCTGCTACAAGTATACTTATCCTCAGCAACCACACTGAGCGGAGCATTATTATGCAGACCATACAGAACGGTGCCAGTGGCTACCTCCTTAAGAACAGTTCACTTGAGGAGCTTCGACAGTGTATTGCAGCGGCAGTGAAAGGAGATATCTGTTACAGTAAGGAAGTAGTAGAAATTATCAGCCGCCCAACTAAGAACCAGTTACGCAACACACCACAGCTCACCAGAAGGGAAAAGCAAATCCTATCGTTCGTGGCGCAGGGAAAGACCAGTCAGAATATTGCCCAGGAACTTTATTTAAGTCCGTTAACGGTAGATACCCATCGGAGGAACCTGATACAGAAGTTTGGAGTCAAAAATGTCGCCGAACTGATAGCAGCTGCCCACCAGCAACAATTGTTATAG